One Trachemys scripta elegans isolate TJP31775 chromosome 4, CAS_Tse_1.0, whole genome shotgun sequence genomic region harbors:
- the TMEM9 gene encoding transmembrane protein 9: MLTQHSWENMKILWLAAVAWCVLAPPAQASKSSEDIRCKCICPPYRNISGHIYNKNVSQKDCNCLHVVEPMPVPGNDVEAYCLLCECKYEERSTTTIKIIIIIYLSVVGALLLYMAFLMLVDPLIRKPDAYTQPLHSEEENEEARSLAAAPAPTGARANTVLERVEGAQQRWKRQVQEQRKTVFDRHKMLS, encoded by the exons ATGCTGACACAGCACAGCTGGGAAAATATGAAGATCTTGTGGCTGGCAGCAGTGGCGTGGTGTGTCCTAGCACCTCCAGCGCAGGCCAGCAAG agcTCGGAGGACATCCGCTGCAAGTGCATCTGCCCCCCATACCGGAACATCAGTGGGCACATTTACAACAAGAATGTGTCACAGAAAGACTG CAACTGCTTGCACGTGGTGGAGCCGATGCCAGTGCCAGGGAATGACGTGGAAGCCTACTGCCTGCTGTGTGAGTGCAAGTATGAGGAGCGCAGCACCACCACCATCAAG attatcatcatcatctaccTCTCAGTGGTGGGGGCACTGCTGTTGTACATGGCCTTCCTCATGCTGGTCGACCCCTTGATCCGGAAGCCAGACGCCTACACCCAGCCCCTGCACAGTGAAGAGGAGAACGAG GAGGCCCGCTCACTGGCAGCAGCTCCCGCTCCCACCGGCGCCAGAGCCAACACAGTGCTGGAGAGGGTGGAAGGAGCCCAGCAGCGATGGAAGCGCCAGGTGCAGGAGCAGAGGAAGACGGTTTTTGACCGACACAAGATGCTGAGCTAG